Proteins co-encoded in one Stomoxys calcitrans chromosome 5, idStoCalc2.1, whole genome shotgun sequence genomic window:
- the LOC106083308 gene encoding far upstream element-binding protein 1 isoform X1 translates to MGDFGGSTAAHNNLNQSQAFAAALQRAKQIAAKIQPNAPPSGGGPGAGFKRSHDESDAGPEVKRFTSPDANDYGHNSNSNMSGGGSSSGGGPANMSQALAQAAAVAARLAATAGNTCEEQVRLPDSLMNAFYGRGSSDTITHIQGESGCKIQMGQQEGDRVITLRGSRESVTNGRELMQQLANRNGGGNVEVVLTINMPPPGPTGYPPYQEIMIPGTKVGLVIGKGGDTIKQLQEKTGAKMVIIQEGPNQELIKPLRISGEPQKIEMAKQLVLDLIAQKDAQNQQAAANNRPGMGGGGAGGMGANNGPNGGGNYNNFGAGGGESLEVFVPKIAVGVVIGKGGDMIRKIQQECGCKLQFIQGKHDEPGDRRCLIQGSRQQVDDAKRMIDGLIENVMQRNRNGSGGGGGGNSGAQSTDNGNSNYGYGYGVNHAQQPAREEISFMVPASKCGIVIGRGGETIKLINQQTGAYCEMDRNAVNPPSEKLFKCKGTPEQVEAARQMIAEKINMDLPIINRKSINGGPPTQQQQDGGAQGGYNAADPSAAAAAYQQQWAGYGQAGSWGEQAQPQAAGMGQAAAGGGASQADYSAQWIEYYKSMGMHREAEMIEQQLKAKQAASAPQGQNQQAAAPAAAAQTAGGQSQDYSAQWAEYYRSIGKTEEAEAIEKQMKASQSSSTSASGPGPMGGGSSGGGGSSGAAAPTAGGHSKDYSAQWADYYRSVGKIEEAEAIEKQMKNVQANAGSSIPGGSTGPNVAPGAPAAPSGGPAAAPGGGGGGYPQGMTPSQYAQYSQYYAAAAAAGGYPQPGGYGGPGAGGYGAPGGYPGAPQPPGSGPNQGGNNQKKNDKH, encoded by the exons ATGGGTGATTTTGGTGGTTCGACCGCGGCGCATAATAATTTAAATCAATCTCAAGCATTTGCTGCTGCTTTACAACGTGCAAAACAG ATTGCCGCTAAAATACAACCGAATGCTCCACCATCTGGAGGAGGACCCGGTGCGGGATTTAAACGTTCTCATGATGAATCTGATGCAGGTCCTGAGGTTAAGCGTTTTACCAGTCCGGATGCAAATGATTACGGTCATAATAGTAATTCCAACATGAGCGGAGGTGGATCTTCGTCTGGAGGAGGTCCAGCTAATATGTCGCAAGCTTTGGCGCAAGCAGCAGCTGTTGCTGCTCGTTTGGCAGCAACGGCCGGCAACACATGTGAGGAGCAAGTGCGCTTGCCGGATAGCTTGATGAATGCATTTTACGGTCGAGGAAGTAGCGATACGATAACCCATATTCAAGGGGAATCTGGCTGCAAAATCCAAATGGGTCAGCAAGAAGGTGATCGGGTTATTACGCTTCGTGGCTCGCGGGAGTCTGTAACAAATGGGCGGGAGCTAATGCAACAATTGGCAAACCGTAACGGTGGTGGCAATGTAGAAGTAGTTCTTACCATAAATATGCCACCTCCCGGACCTACTGGTTACCCCCCATACCAGGAAATTATGATACCTGGTACAAAAGTGGGACTGGTTATTGGAAAAGGTGGCGATACAATAAAGCAACTGCAAGAAAAGACCGGTGCAAAAATGGTTATTATTCAAGAGGGTCCGAACCAGGAACTAATA AAACCTTTGCGTATATCTGGAGAACCACAGAAAATTGAAATGGCAAAGCAGCTAGTACTGGATTTGATTGCACAGAAGGATGCCCAAAATCAACAAGCAGCTGCCAATAACAGGCCTGGCATGGGTGGGGGTGGAGCTGGTGGTATGGGTGCAAACAATGGCCCTAATGGGGGCGGAAATTACAATAACTTTGGAGCCGGTGGTGGAGAATCACTAGAAGTGTTTGTGCCTAAAATTGCTGTGGGTGTTGTTATTGGCAAAGGTGGTGATATGATACGAAAAATTCAGCAGGAATGTGGCTGCAAGCTACAGTTCATTCAAGGAAAGCACGACGAGCCAGGGGATCGTAGATGTTTGATACAAGGCTCCAGACAACAAGTAGACGATGCCAAACGGATGATTGAtggtttaattgaaaatgttatg CAACGTAACCGAAATGGcagtggcggtggtggtggaggaAACAGTGGTGCTCAAAGCACTGACAATGGTAATTCAAATTATGGTTACGGATATGGTGTTAATCATGCCCAACAACCCGCAAGAGAAGAAATAAGTTTTATGGTACCAGCATCAAAATGCGGC ATTGTTATCGGCCGTGGAGGTGAAACAATTAAACTTATAAATCAACAAACCGGAGCGTATTGTGAGATGGACCGAAATGCCGTTAATCCTCCCTCGGAAAAGCTTTTCAAATGCAAAGGCACACCAGAACAAGTGGAGGCTGCTCGTCAAATGATTGCCGAAAAAATCAACATGGATTTGCCAATTATTAACCGTAAATCGATTAATGGTGGACCGCCTACACAGCAACAACAAGATGGTGGAGCCCAAGGTGGATACAATGCAGCCGACCCCAGTGCTGCAGCTGCGGCATATCAACAGCAATGGGCTGGTTATGGTCAAGCTGGAAGCTGGGGTGAACAAGCTCAACCACAGGCTGCTGGTATGGGACAAGCTGCAGCTGGTGGTGGTGCCAGTCAAGCAGATTATTCCGCTCAGTGGATAGAGTATTATAA ATCGATGGGAATGCATCGGGAAGCCGAAATGATTGAACAACAATTGAAAGCAAAACAAGCGGCGAGTGCACCTCAAGGACAAAATCAACAAGCCGCCGCACCTGCAGCTGCTGCACAAACGGCTGGAGGTCAATCACAGGACTACAGCGCACAGTGGGCGGAGTACTACCGAAGCATAGGAAAAACAGAAGAAGCGGAAGCCATTGAAAAACAGATGAAA GCTTCACAGTCATCGTCAACGTCTGCCTCTGGCCCTGGTCCGATGGGTGGTGGTAGTAGCGGCGGTGGTGGTAGTAGTGGCGCTGCTGCTCCGACTGCTGGTGGTCATTCTAAGGACTACAGTGCACAATGGGCTGACTATTATCGTAGTGTAggtaaaattgaagaagcagAAGCTATTGAAAAACAAATGAAG AATGTGCAGGCGAATGCTGGTAGTTCGATTCCTGGCGGCAGTACGGGTCCAAATGTCGCTCCTGGAGCTCCTGCCGCACCTTCTGGTGGCCCAGCTGCCGCACCAGGTGGTGGCGGCGGTGGTTACCCACAAGGTATGACACCCAGCCAATATGCACAATATTCCCAATATTATGCGGCAGCAGCTGCAGCTGGAGGTTACCCTCAACCTGGAGGTTATGGAGGCCCAGGAGCTGGTGGTTATGGAGCGCCTGGAGGTTATCCCGGCGCTCCACAACCCCCTGGTTCTGGTCCCAACCAAGGCGGTAATAATCAAAAGAAAAACGACAAACATTAG
- the LOC106083308 gene encoding far upstream element-binding protein 1 isoform X2, which produces MGDFGGSTAAHNNLNQSQAFAAALQRAKQIAAKIQPNAPPSGGGPGAGFKRSHDESDAGPEVKRFTSPDANDYGHNSNSNMSGGGSSSGGGPANMSQALAQAAAVAARLAATAGNTCEEQVRLPDSLMNAFYGRGSSDTITHIQGESGCKIQMGQQEGDRVITLRGSRESVTNGRELMQQLANRNGGGNVEVVLTINMPPPGPTGYPPYQEIMIPGTKVGLVIGKGGDTIKQLQEKTGAKMVIIQEGPNQELIKPLRISGEPQKIEMAKQLVLDLIAQKDAQNQQAAANNRPGMGGGGAGGMGANNGPNGGGNYNNFGAGGGESLEVFVPKIAVGVVIGKGGDMIRKIQQECGCKLQFIQGKHDEPGDRRCLIQGSRQQVDDAKRMIDGLIENVMQRNRNGSGGGGGGNSGAQSTDNGNSNYGYGYGVNHAQQPAREEISFMVPASKCGIVIGRGGETIKLINQQTGAYCEMDRNAVNPPSEKLFKCKGTPEQVEAARQMIAEKINMDLPIINRKSINGGPPTQQQQDGGAQGGYNAADPSAAAAAYQQQWAGYGQAGSWGEQAQPQAAGMGQAAAGGGASQADYSAQWIEYYKSMGMHREAEMIEQQLKAKQAASAPQGQNQQAAAPAAAAQTAGGQSQDYSAQWAEYYRSIGKTEEAEAIEKQMKNVQANAGSSIPGGSTGPNVAPGAPAAPSGGPAAAPGGGGGGYPQGMTPSQYAQYSQYYAAAAAAGGYPQPGGYGGPGAGGYGAPGGYPGAPQPPGSGPNQGGNNQKKNDKH; this is translated from the exons ATGGGTGATTTTGGTGGTTCGACCGCGGCGCATAATAATTTAAATCAATCTCAAGCATTTGCTGCTGCTTTACAACGTGCAAAACAG ATTGCCGCTAAAATACAACCGAATGCTCCACCATCTGGAGGAGGACCCGGTGCGGGATTTAAACGTTCTCATGATGAATCTGATGCAGGTCCTGAGGTTAAGCGTTTTACCAGTCCGGATGCAAATGATTACGGTCATAATAGTAATTCCAACATGAGCGGAGGTGGATCTTCGTCTGGAGGAGGTCCAGCTAATATGTCGCAAGCTTTGGCGCAAGCAGCAGCTGTTGCTGCTCGTTTGGCAGCAACGGCCGGCAACACATGTGAGGAGCAAGTGCGCTTGCCGGATAGCTTGATGAATGCATTTTACGGTCGAGGAAGTAGCGATACGATAACCCATATTCAAGGGGAATCTGGCTGCAAAATCCAAATGGGTCAGCAAGAAGGTGATCGGGTTATTACGCTTCGTGGCTCGCGGGAGTCTGTAACAAATGGGCGGGAGCTAATGCAACAATTGGCAAACCGTAACGGTGGTGGCAATGTAGAAGTAGTTCTTACCATAAATATGCCACCTCCCGGACCTACTGGTTACCCCCCATACCAGGAAATTATGATACCTGGTACAAAAGTGGGACTGGTTATTGGAAAAGGTGGCGATACAATAAAGCAACTGCAAGAAAAGACCGGTGCAAAAATGGTTATTATTCAAGAGGGTCCGAACCAGGAACTAATA AAACCTTTGCGTATATCTGGAGAACCACAGAAAATTGAAATGGCAAAGCAGCTAGTACTGGATTTGATTGCACAGAAGGATGCCCAAAATCAACAAGCAGCTGCCAATAACAGGCCTGGCATGGGTGGGGGTGGAGCTGGTGGTATGGGTGCAAACAATGGCCCTAATGGGGGCGGAAATTACAATAACTTTGGAGCCGGTGGTGGAGAATCACTAGAAGTGTTTGTGCCTAAAATTGCTGTGGGTGTTGTTATTGGCAAAGGTGGTGATATGATACGAAAAATTCAGCAGGAATGTGGCTGCAAGCTACAGTTCATTCAAGGAAAGCACGACGAGCCAGGGGATCGTAGATGTTTGATACAAGGCTCCAGACAACAAGTAGACGATGCCAAACGGATGATTGAtggtttaattgaaaatgttatg CAACGTAACCGAAATGGcagtggcggtggtggtggaggaAACAGTGGTGCTCAAAGCACTGACAATGGTAATTCAAATTATGGTTACGGATATGGTGTTAATCATGCCCAACAACCCGCAAGAGAAGAAATAAGTTTTATGGTACCAGCATCAAAATGCGGC ATTGTTATCGGCCGTGGAGGTGAAACAATTAAACTTATAAATCAACAAACCGGAGCGTATTGTGAGATGGACCGAAATGCCGTTAATCCTCCCTCGGAAAAGCTTTTCAAATGCAAAGGCACACCAGAACAAGTGGAGGCTGCTCGTCAAATGATTGCCGAAAAAATCAACATGGATTTGCCAATTATTAACCGTAAATCGATTAATGGTGGACCGCCTACACAGCAACAACAAGATGGTGGAGCCCAAGGTGGATACAATGCAGCCGACCCCAGTGCTGCAGCTGCGGCATATCAACAGCAATGGGCTGGTTATGGTCAAGCTGGAAGCTGGGGTGAACAAGCTCAACCACAGGCTGCTGGTATGGGACAAGCTGCAGCTGGTGGTGGTGCCAGTCAAGCAGATTATTCCGCTCAGTGGATAGAGTATTATAA ATCGATGGGAATGCATCGGGAAGCCGAAATGATTGAACAACAATTGAAAGCAAAACAAGCGGCGAGTGCACCTCAAGGACAAAATCAACAAGCCGCCGCACCTGCAGCTGCTGCACAAACGGCTGGAGGTCAATCACAGGACTACAGCGCACAGTGGGCGGAGTACTACCGAAGCATAGGAAAAACAGAAGAAGCGGAAGCCATTGAAAAACAGATGAAA AATGTGCAGGCGAATGCTGGTAGTTCGATTCCTGGCGGCAGTACGGGTCCAAATGTCGCTCCTGGAGCTCCTGCCGCACCTTCTGGTGGCCCAGCTGCCGCACCAGGTGGTGGCGGCGGTGGTTACCCACAAGGTATGACACCCAGCCAATATGCACAATATTCCCAATATTATGCGGCAGCAGCTGCAGCTGGAGGTTACCCTCAACCTGGAGGTTATGGAGGCCCAGGAGCTGGTGGTTATGGAGCGCCTGGAGGTTATCCCGGCGCTCCACAACCCCCTGGTTCTGGTCCCAACCAAGGCGGTAATAATCAAAAGAAAAACGACAAACATTAG